The DNA window GCTTCGCTCTGAGATGAAATACCGCGGCCTAGTGATTACTGACGATCTTCAAATGCAGGGATCAAGGCAGCTTCTACGTCCCGAGGCCGCCGCTCTGAAGGCTCTACTTTCTGGCGCAGACATGGTCATGCTAACGTGGTCCTTTGCGGATCAGGGAAAGGCTTTCGAATTCGTCCGCAAAGCCGTTGAGACCGGTGAGATGAAAGAGTCCTACTTAAATGAAAAACTTCAGCGCATCCTTACCGTGAAGGCCTATGCCAACCTCTATCGAAAAAATCCTAGTCAGCCCTCTTTAACACAGGGATTGACGTTGACCTCGAAAGACTATTCAGAAGTTGAAGCGAACATTTTGGCTCAAAATCTTCGGACCAACCTCTTACCAAGATCACTTCCCGGAAAAGAGACTCCGCAAAAACGCAAGGTGGCTTCTTTGAAAAAGGTCTGTGTCTTAGCTCCGTCGAATTTATTTATTCAGTCGTTTAAGAAAGCCTCGGGCCGTATGGTTTCGGCGAAATATCTTACGGGTGACTTTGATCGGGAATCAGCTGCCACTTGGATTAAAACCTCAAAGTGCCCTTTATCAGTTATTGCTATCACGGGTCCCAAAACAGCCGGTCTTGTTAAACGTTTGAACTCGGTGGAAAAAAAGTCTGTCATCGTCGTCAACTTGGGAGCTCCTAAACTTCTCTCGAGTGAAAAAGGTTATCTTCGTGTCTTACAGCTCTATTTTAATCACCAAGATTCTGGGCAAAGAGTTGCCGAGCATCTTGATGATATTTTGGCCTCTAGTTCAAATAGCTATGTACTTCGTTGAATCATAGTCTCTTATTTTCTCTGACTATATTCTAGACATGAAGGCCCTTGATTGTCGTTCGTCCCCGAGGCCTTTCTTTTTTTCAAGGTCGTAAGCATATCAAGTCGTCTAAAACTCAGTATACTGCCTCGACCCTGGGTTCAATCTTGCATTGGTCTTTAGCTAAGAACAAGTGAGGCGGTAACGTGACTGTAAACCC is part of the Bdellovibrio sp. ArHS genome and encodes:
- a CDS encoding glycoside hydrolase family 3 protein, with translation MTVDEKVGQLFIVGFPQKTVTSDLEKFIATYKPGSFLLFKRNIVSLSQISDLNTALYRTSFKYSKLPPLISIDQEGGSVSRLPITPAPPNALAIGQTQSPLLAEEMGYQTGLFLREVGFNMNLAPVLDVADPLVSSFIGVRSFGADPDIVSELGVAYSKGLLKARVIPTAKHFPGTGNLKADPHVSVVLNNSSLEDLKRTDLKPFMAYTQLGENIALMLSHLIYPALDPAREPASFSKPISHDLLRSEMKYRGLVITDDLQMQGSRQLLRPEAAALKALLSGADMVMLTWSFADQGKAFEFVRKAVETGEMKESYLNEKLQRILTVKAYANLYRKNPSQPSLTQGLTLTSKDYSEVEANILAQNLRTNLLPRSLPGKETPQKRKVASLKKVCVLAPSNLFIQSFKKASGRMVSAKYLTGDFDRESAATWIKTSKCPLSVIAITGPKTAGLVKRLNSVEKKSVIVVNLGAPKLLSSEKGYLRVLQLYFNHQDSGQRVAEHLDDILASSSNSYVLR